The Pygocentrus nattereri isolate fPygNat1 chromosome 2, fPygNat1.pri, whole genome shotgun sequence genome has a window encoding:
- the LOC108442837 gene encoding uncharacterized protein LOC108442837 isoform X1, whose translation MNVWVEDRMCTSTSLATTPGYVTSVMCPAGTQCTLRYCAVDPVQRWLGVENRTEGNTMVKVWRQIQENHVEEYLQCKDLYTTLLMTVLKPGGIVSVLGHTFQAPPPPRELPSARLLRHAFLLAEANNVQDYRSQILSTLGTVLKMDSTKKVVKKLSGEGAGSVEWFTSIGNEHSQIVSFVLTCEESAEKLQPMCLGVMNRFRLANQPVPKILYVDSGCCRAQGRTAVETLFQPWVDNGMVVRLDIFHWIHRFDAAIRTESHSKYAMFKSVLAGAVLVYNRTDLELLIKAVRAKDLPALKCVSDEDVVCRYISREQLKHHVRRVTLGVQETFRLVHLAIEELKGPTGLDENGVSLFKTPGVFTEAIDEMWAAQQRHLECIQDPPDMNMYRVARSTTINNVDVPYYKCLRGNNSLEGFHKTLPNMIPGPHCAARPYQVYLISGIARWNSDRTSDAVFGGRGRHHRICSAPLHPLSAAVRGVCGGELPGPC comes from the exons ATGAATGTGTGGGTAGAGGACAGAATGTGCACCTCTACAAGTCTGGCTACCACCCCCGG GTACGTCACATCTGTGATGTGTCCAGCTGGTACACAATGCACACTGAGGTATTGTGCTGTGGACCCTGTACAAAGATGGCTAGGAGTGGAGAACCGGACCGAAGGCAACACTATGGTCAAGGTGTGGCGGCAGATACAGGAGAATCATGTTGAGGAGTACCTTCAATGTAAGGACCTGTACACCACACTCCTCATGACTGTTTTGAAACCCGGAGGGATCGTCTCTGTGTTAGGGCACACTTTTCAGGCTCCACCTCCTCCAAGAGAGCTTCCCTCTGCACGGCTCCTGCGACACGCCTTCCTGCTGGCAGAGGCCAACAATGTCCAGGATTACAGGAGCCAGATCCTCTCCACTTTAGGCACTGTGCTCAAAATGGATTCcacaaaaaaa gtGGTGAAGAAGCTGTCTGGGGAGGGTGCAGGCTCAGTTGAGTGGTTCACCAGCATTGGAAACGAGCACTCCCAAATAGTTTCCTTTGTGCTGACCTGTGAAGAGTCTGCTGAGAAGCTGCAGCCGATGTGCCTTGGAGTGATGAACAGGTTTCGGCTGGCCAATCAGCCTGTCCCCAAGATCTTGTATGTGGACAGTGGGTGTTGCCGTGCACAGGGCCGAACAGCTGTGGAGACTTTGTTCCAGCCTTGGGTGGATAATGGGATGGTTGTGCGTCTGGACATCTTTCACTGGATCCACCGGTTTGATGCAGCCATCCGCACAGAATCTCACTCCAAGTATGCCATGTTCAAGTCTGTGCTGGCTGGGGCAGTGCTGGTGTACAACCGCACAGACTTGGAGCTACTCATCAAGGCTGTCAGAGCTAAGGACCTGCCAGCGCTGAAGTGTGTGTCAGATGAGGATGTTGTATGCCGCTATATTtccagggagcagctgaaacACCATGTTCGGAGGGTTACACTCGGGGTTCAGGAAACATTCCGGCTCGTCCACCTGGCcattgaggagctgaaaggtCCCACTGGACTGGATGAGAATGGAGTGAGCCTCTTCAAAACACCTG GTGTATTTACAGAGGCCATTGATGAGATGTGGGCAGCCCAGCAGCGACACCTGGAGTGCATTCAGGATCCACCAGATATGAACATGTATAGGGTGGCACGTAGCACAACCATCAACAACGTGGACGTGCCCTACTATAAATGTTTGCGTGGAAACAACAGCCTGGAAGGATTCCACAAAACTCTACCGAACATGATTCCAG GTCCCCACTGTGCAGCACGGCCCTATCAGGTTTATCTGATAAGTGGCATTGCACGGTGGAACTCAGACCGGACCTCGGATGCTGTGTTTGGTGGCAGAGGACGGCACCACAGGATTTGTTCTGCGCCACTACACCCACTGTCGGCAGCTGTTCGGGGAGTATGTGGAGGAGAACTTCCAGGCCCCTGCTGA
- the LOC108442837 gene encoding uncharacterized protein LOC108442837 isoform X2, with product MNVWVEDRMCTSTSLATTPGYVTSVMCPAGTQCTLRYCAVDPVQRWLGVENRTEGNTMVKVWRQIQENHVEEYLQCKDLYTTLLMTVLKPGGIVSVLGHTFQAPPPPRELPSARLLRHAFLLAEANNVQDYRSQILSTLGTVLKMDSTKKVVKKLSGEGAGSVEWFTSIGNEHSQIVSFVLTCEESAEKLQPMCLGVMNRFRLANQPVPKILYVDSGCCRAQGRTAVETLFQPWVDNGMVVRLDIFHWIHRFDAAIRTESHSKYAMFKSVLAGAVLVYNRTDLELLIKAVRAKDLPALKCVSDEDVVCRYISREQLKHHVRRVTLGVQETFRLVHLAIEELKGPTGLDENGVSLFKTPEAIDEMWAAQQRHLECIQDPPDMNMYRVARSTTINNVDVPYYKCLRGNNSLEGFHKTLPNMIPGPHCAARPYQVYLISGIARWNSDRTSDAVFGGRGRHHRICSAPLHPLSAAVRGVCGGELPGPC from the exons ATGAATGTGTGGGTAGAGGACAGAATGTGCACCTCTACAAGTCTGGCTACCACCCCCGG GTACGTCACATCTGTGATGTGTCCAGCTGGTACACAATGCACACTGAGGTATTGTGCTGTGGACCCTGTACAAAGATGGCTAGGAGTGGAGAACCGGACCGAAGGCAACACTATGGTCAAGGTGTGGCGGCAGATACAGGAGAATCATGTTGAGGAGTACCTTCAATGTAAGGACCTGTACACCACACTCCTCATGACTGTTTTGAAACCCGGAGGGATCGTCTCTGTGTTAGGGCACACTTTTCAGGCTCCACCTCCTCCAAGAGAGCTTCCCTCTGCACGGCTCCTGCGACACGCCTTCCTGCTGGCAGAGGCCAACAATGTCCAGGATTACAGGAGCCAGATCCTCTCCACTTTAGGCACTGTGCTCAAAATGGATTCcacaaaaaaa gtGGTGAAGAAGCTGTCTGGGGAGGGTGCAGGCTCAGTTGAGTGGTTCACCAGCATTGGAAACGAGCACTCCCAAATAGTTTCCTTTGTGCTGACCTGTGAAGAGTCTGCTGAGAAGCTGCAGCCGATGTGCCTTGGAGTGATGAACAGGTTTCGGCTGGCCAATCAGCCTGTCCCCAAGATCTTGTATGTGGACAGTGGGTGTTGCCGTGCACAGGGCCGAACAGCTGTGGAGACTTTGTTCCAGCCTTGGGTGGATAATGGGATGGTTGTGCGTCTGGACATCTTTCACTGGATCCACCGGTTTGATGCAGCCATCCGCACAGAATCTCACTCCAAGTATGCCATGTTCAAGTCTGTGCTGGCTGGGGCAGTGCTGGTGTACAACCGCACAGACTTGGAGCTACTCATCAAGGCTGTCAGAGCTAAGGACCTGCCAGCGCTGAAGTGTGTGTCAGATGAGGATGTTGTATGCCGCTATATTtccagggagcagctgaaacACCATGTTCGGAGGGTTACACTCGGGGTTCAGGAAACATTCCGGCTCGTCCACCTGGCcattgaggagctgaaaggtCCCACTGGACTGGATGAGAATGGAGTGAGCCTCTTCAAAACACCTG AGGCCATTGATGAGATGTGGGCAGCCCAGCAGCGACACCTGGAGTGCATTCAGGATCCACCAGATATGAACATGTATAGGGTGGCACGTAGCACAACCATCAACAACGTGGACGTGCCCTACTATAAATGTTTGCGTGGAAACAACAGCCTGGAAGGATTCCACAAAACTCTACCGAACATGATTCCAG GTCCCCACTGTGCAGCACGGCCCTATCAGGTTTATCTGATAAGTGGCATTGCACGGTGGAACTCAGACCGGACCTCGGATGCTGTGTTTGGTGGCAGAGGACGGCACCACAGGATTTGTTCTGCGCCACTACACCCACTGTCGGCAGCTGTTCGGGGAGTATGTGGAGGAGAACTTCCAGGCCCCTGCTGA